In Paraburkholderia acidisoli, one DNA window encodes the following:
- a CDS encoding TetR/AcrR family transcriptional regulator: MARPAASAERNDAQSESRRKYDPEQTKRNILEVATAEFSAMGLAGARVDAIAERTNTTKRMLYYYFGSKEGLYEAVLDKVYGDIRALEQDLHIDELPPEEGLRRLVEFTFDYHDRHRDFVRLVTIENIHGAKFIERLKTFRTRNASVIRTIEDLLARGVAAGAFREDIDPIDLHLLISSMCFHRVGNRHTFGAAFGRDPSHPRLRARHREMVVDAALRFVKK, encoded by the coding sequence ATGGCAAGACCGGCGGCTTCGGCCGAACGCAACGACGCTCAATCCGAAAGCCGCCGCAAGTACGATCCCGAGCAGACCAAGCGCAATATTCTCGAAGTCGCCACGGCCGAATTTTCGGCGATGGGTCTCGCCGGCGCGCGCGTGGACGCGATCGCCGAGCGCACCAATACGACCAAGCGCATGTTGTATTACTACTTCGGCAGCAAGGAAGGGCTGTACGAAGCGGTGCTCGACAAGGTCTACGGCGACATTCGCGCGCTGGAGCAGGATCTGCATATCGACGAACTCCCGCCCGAAGAGGGTTTGCGGCGGCTCGTCGAATTCACCTTCGACTATCACGACCGGCATCGCGACTTCGTGCGCCTCGTGACCATCGAAAATATCCACGGCGCCAAATTCATCGAGCGCCTCAAGACCTTCCGTACGCGTAACGCGAGCGTGATCCGCACGATCGAGGACCTGCTCGCGCGCGGCGTGGCGGCGGGCGCGTTCCGCGAAGATATCGACCCGATCGATCTGCACTTGCTGATCAGCTCGATGTGCTTCCATCGCGTCGGGAATCGTCATACGTTTGGTGCGGCCTTCGGGCGCGATCCGTCGCATCCGCGCCTGCGCGCGCGGCACCGCGAAATGGTGGTGGACGCGGCGCTGCGCTTCGTCAAGAAGTGA
- a CDS encoding MFS transporter: MAQASPGRGDAQALNAAAAAGAVRRTKVRYRILGLLAIGTMINYLDRTVLGIAAPQLTKELGINAAIMGLVFSAFSWSYVVAQIPGGVFLDRFGSKFTYWLSMTLWSLCTLVQGFVGGVGALLACRLGLGAAESPCFPTNSRVVATWFPQSERAFATGTYTVGEYIGLAFFSPVLFALMGAYGWRSLFYVVGAVGVAFGVVWWFLYREPHDHPAANRAELDYIEAGGGLARHEKVEAQAEAQAAKSGETPRKKGFDWRLAGALVRRRQLAGICLGQFAGNSTLVFFLTWFPTYLATERHMGWLKIGFFAVMPFIAASVGVMFGGTFSDWMLRRGISANVARKLPIIAGLLLASTIILANFVESNVAVIAILSVAFFAQGMAALGWTLVSDIAPAGLLGLTGGIFNLAANLAGIVTPLVVGLIVGATGSFVWALVFIGVIALIGAASYIFIVGDIERIEL, from the coding sequence ATGGCACAAGCATCCCCGGGTCGCGGCGACGCGCAGGCCCTCAACGCGGCCGCCGCCGCCGGCGCCGTGCGGCGTACGAAGGTGCGTTACCGCATCCTCGGTCTGCTGGCGATCGGCACGATGATCAATTACCTCGATCGCACCGTGCTCGGCATTGCCGCGCCGCAACTGACCAAGGAACTCGGCATCAACGCCGCGATCATGGGCCTCGTGTTTTCGGCGTTCTCGTGGAGCTACGTGGTCGCGCAGATTCCGGGCGGCGTGTTTCTCGACCGCTTCGGCAGCAAGTTCACCTACTGGCTCTCCATGACGCTGTGGTCGCTCTGCACGCTCGTGCAGGGTTTCGTGGGCGGCGTGGGCGCGCTGCTCGCGTGCCGGCTCGGGCTGGGCGCGGCCGAATCGCCGTGCTTCCCGACCAATAGCCGCGTGGTCGCCACGTGGTTCCCGCAAAGCGAGCGGGCGTTCGCGACGGGCACCTACACCGTCGGCGAATACATCGGTCTCGCGTTCTTCAGCCCCGTGCTGTTCGCGCTGATGGGTGCCTACGGCTGGCGCTCGCTGTTCTATGTGGTGGGCGCGGTGGGCGTGGCGTTCGGCGTGGTCTGGTGGTTCCTGTATCGCGAACCGCACGACCATCCGGCCGCGAATCGCGCCGAACTCGACTACATCGAGGCGGGCGGCGGTCTGGCGCGCCACGAGAAGGTCGAGGCGCAAGCCGAAGCGCAAGCCGCCAAAAGCGGGGAAACGCCGCGCAAGAAGGGCTTCGACTGGCGTCTGGCGGGCGCTCTGGTGCGCCGCCGGCAGCTCGCGGGCATCTGTCTCGGCCAGTTCGCGGGCAATTCCACGCTGGTGTTTTTCCTGACGTGGTTCCCGACCTATCTCGCCACCGAACGCCACATGGGCTGGCTTAAGATCGGCTTTTTCGCGGTGATGCCGTTCATTGCCGCCTCGGTGGGCGTGATGTTCGGCGGCACGTTCTCCGACTGGATGCTGCGTCGCGGCATTTCGGCCAACGTGGCGCGCAAGCTGCCGATCATCGCCGGGCTGCTGCTCGCCTCGACGATCATTCTGGCGAACTTCGTCGAAAGCAACGTGGCGGTGATCGCCATTCTCTCGGTGGCGTTCTTCGCGCAAGGCATGGCTGCGCTGGGTTGGACGCTGGTGTCCGATATCGCGCCGGCCGGGCTGCTCGGCCTCACGGGTGGCATCTTCAACCTCGCGGCGAATCTGGCCGGCATCGTCACGCCGCTCGTGGTCGGCCTGATCGTGGGCGCAACCGGCTCGTTCGTCTGGGCGCTGGTGTTCATCGGCGTGATCGCCTTGATCGGCGCGGCGTCGTACATCTTCATCGTCGGCGACATCGAGCGCATCGAGCTGTAA
- a CDS encoding chemotaxis protein CheW, translating into MLFLMFELDGERYALDAREIAHVLPLAPARPFPGTPAYIAGVIDHEGAPVPVVDLPMLALGRPARALMSTRLVLVHLRDEYADFDDADRHAAPRRLALLLEGATRTQTIAAERFAEAGIATPDARWLGPVARDEHGYVQWVKVAHLLDARVRALLYPEPPSWQAAGAGEAR; encoded by the coding sequence ATGCTGTTCCTGATGTTCGAGCTGGACGGCGAGCGTTATGCGCTCGATGCGCGCGAGATCGCGCACGTGCTGCCGCTCGCGCCCGCCCGGCCGTTTCCGGGCACGCCCGCGTATATCGCGGGCGTGATCGATCACGAGGGCGCGCCGGTGCCGGTCGTCGACCTGCCGATGCTGGCGCTCGGGCGTCCCGCGCGCGCGTTGATGTCGACACGGCTCGTGCTCGTGCATCTGCGCGACGAATATGCCGATTTCGACGATGCCGATCGCCATGCGGCGCCGCGCCGCCTCGCGCTGCTGCTCGAAGGCGCCACGCGCACCCAGACGATCGCGGCCGAGCGCTTCGCCGAAGCCGGCATCGCCACGCCCGACGCGCGCTGGCTCGGTCCGGTCGCGCGCGACGAACACGGTTACGTGCAGTGGGTGAAGGTCGCGCATCTGCTCGATGCGCGCGTGCGCGCGCTGCTGTATCCCGAGCCGCCCTCGTGGCAGGCGGCCGGCGCCGGGGAGGCACGATGA
- a CDS encoding chemotaxis protein CheW — MTETGGTTLDTCWTTIGVRGDNSCPRLQQYVRCLNCPVFEQAAAGMLDRPAPAMETRVAAAPAPKSGQARGAGSLVFRVGAEWLALPAAVLRHVEDARSVHTLPHRRSAAVLGIVNVRGVLTLAASLAALLHIERAAREGTSANDRPRLLVTEWAGATTAFPVDEVEGVVAFAAEELLPAPATLAQSASRHVRGVVTWRGRSVGVLDADALFESLARNLR, encoded by the coding sequence ATGACCGAAACGGGCGGCACGACGCTCGACACCTGCTGGACCACCATCGGCGTGCGCGGCGACAACTCGTGCCCGCGCCTGCAGCAATACGTGCGCTGCCTCAACTGCCCGGTGTTCGAGCAGGCCGCCGCAGGCATGCTCGACCGGCCCGCGCCCGCGATGGAAACGCGCGTTGCGGCGGCCCCGGCGCCGAAATCGGGCCAGGCGCGCGGCGCCGGTTCGCTGGTGTTTCGCGTGGGCGCGGAATGGCTGGCATTGCCCGCCGCCGTGTTGCGCCATGTGGAAGACGCGCGCAGCGTCCACACGCTGCCGCACCGGCGCAGCGCCGCCGTGCTCGGCATCGTCAACGTGCGCGGCGTCCTTACGCTCGCGGCTTCGCTGGCGGCGCTGCTGCACATCGAACGCGCGGCGCGCGAAGGCACGTCGGCCAATGACCGGCCGCGCCTGCTCGTGACCGAATGGGCGGGCGCCACCACGGCGTTTCCCGTCGACGAGGTCGAAGGCGTGGTGGCGTTTGCCGCCGAAGAACTCTTGCCCGCGCCCGCCACGCTCGCGCAGTCGGCGAGCCGTCACGTGCGCGGCGTGGTGACGTGGCGCGGCCGCTCGGTGGGCGTGCTCGACGCCGACGCGCTATTCGAATCGCTGGCGAGGAATCTGCGATGA
- a CDS encoding CheR family methyltransferase, whose translation MNQATLHASPADPRFAAWLLEETGIEAESLGPNALSRALAARAVATLSAEAQDAEATRAWTSVAALPDWARDAYWQRLTTTPAERQALIDALVVPETWFFREREAFAALARLGAKRLEAQPGEIVRVLSAPCSTGEEPYSAAMALFDAGLAPGQFAIDAIDISAQSIAAAERGIYGRNAFRGDGLAFRERYFTSAPDGWRIAAAVQRAVTFECANLFDWLAAHPVRYDFVYCRNVLIYFDRAAQDRAIGLLRARLAAGGMIFVGPAETGLMMRHEMASAYIPLAFGFRAPEPRLASDTARDAADEAKRARAVARPAFSLNVPLPGQAATASGAAFATLTVPVPATPPARRSAPPPLTLRPLHGTPAPRAAAVVPALTPAVASTAATSAAKPASDNSEAVLANARRLADAGALDEAERLAKEAAKTLAQNADTWYLLGLIADAQGRSADAHAHYRKAVYLEPAHYEALTHLAALLEVQGDADGARRLMRRAERAAQEPRDNPRYDGGKPGGARV comes from the coding sequence ATGAATCAGGCTACGCTGCATGCCTCGCCGGCCGACCCGCGCTTCGCCGCGTGGCTGCTCGAGGAAACCGGCATCGAGGCCGAATCGCTCGGTCCGAACGCGCTCTCGCGCGCGCTCGCGGCCCGCGCGGTCGCGACGCTATCGGCCGAAGCTCAGGATGCCGAAGCAACCCGCGCATGGACCAGCGTGGCCGCGTTGCCCGACTGGGCGCGCGACGCCTACTGGCAGCGCCTCACCACCACGCCCGCCGAGCGGCAGGCGCTCATCGACGCGCTCGTGGTGCCCGAAACGTGGTTCTTTCGCGAGCGCGAAGCGTTCGCGGCGCTCGCGCGGCTCGGCGCGAAACGGCTCGAAGCGCAGCCCGGCGAAATCGTGCGCGTGCTGAGCGCGCCGTGCTCGACGGGCGAGGAACCGTATTCCGCCGCCATGGCCTTGTTCGACGCGGGCCTCGCGCCCGGTCAGTTCGCCATCGACGCGATCGACATCAGCGCGCAGTCGATCGCGGCGGCCGAGCGCGGCATCTACGGCCGCAATGCGTTTCGCGGCGACGGCCTCGCGTTTCGCGAGCGCTATTTCACGAGCGCACCGGACGGCTGGCGCATCGCCGCCGCCGTGCAGCGCGCCGTGACTTTCGAATGCGCGAACCTGTTCGACTGGCTCGCGGCGCATCCGGTGCGCTACGACTTCGTCTATTGCCGCAACGTGCTGATCTATTTCGACCGCGCCGCGCAGGATCGCGCGATCGGTTTGCTGCGCGCGCGGCTGGCGGCGGGCGGCATGATTTTCGTGGGCCCGGCGGAAACGGGTTTGATGATGCGGCACGAGATGGCGTCCGCGTACATTCCGCTCGCGTTCGGATTTCGCGCGCCCGAGCCGCGGCTTGCGAGTGATACCGCGCGCGATGCCGCAGATGAGGCAAAGCGCGCGCGCGCCGTGGCGCGTCCGGCGTTCTCGCTGAACGTGCCGCTGCCGGGGCAGGCGGCGACGGCGTCCGGCGCGGCGTTCGCGACGCTGACCGTGCCGGTGCCTGCGACACCGCCCGCGCGCCGCAGCGCGCCGCCGCCGCTCACGCTGCGGCCGTTGCACGGCACGCCCGCGCCGCGCGCGGCGGCTGTCGTGCCCGCGTTGACGCCTGCGGTGGCATCGACCGCTGCAACGTCGGCGGCGAAACCGGCGTCCGACAATTCGGAAGCGGTGCTCGCCAACGCCCGCCGTCTTGCCGATGCCGGCGCGCTCGACGAAGCCGAGCGCCTTGCGAAGGAAGCCGCCAAAACCCTCGCGCAGAACGCCGACACCTGGTATCTGCTGGGTCTCATCGCCGACGCCCAGGGCCGTAGCGCCGACGCGCACGCGCACTATCGCAAGGCCGTGTATCTCGAACCCGCGCACTACGAAGCGCTCACGCACCTCGCGGCGCTGCTCGAAGTGCAGGGCGATGCCGACGGCGCGCGCCGCCTGATGCGCCGCGCCGAACGCGCCGCGCAGGAGCCACGCGACAACCCACGCTACGACGGTGGCAAGCCGGGAGGCGCGCGTGTCTGA
- a CDS encoding hybrid sensor histidine kinase/response regulator encodes MSDDDLSRRSLLDLFREEADAQTRTLSAGLLALEASPQDAATLEDCMRATHSLKGAARIVGLPEAVIVASAMEDCFVAAQQGELRIDAARIDVLLAGIDLLIAAGDADAPPLAREAAEAFAARLTGASSASAPQADAFDALAASLRLPEPDAQPEPEAQAKAPAEAQTEPQAAAEPAGPRETPPAAPAEPEKARAEPASEAQKAPAQPARRATDPGANGAPSHEPDRMLRVRALTLDRVLGLAGESLVESRRMRPFADGLLRVRRAQGDVLAALGQFHERHGETLDTEARAALDNIRAALGSLDRQLSERFDDLDRIDRRGTQLAQRLYDEALQCRMRPFGDTAHAYPRIVRDLARSLDKRVRFEIVGENTQVDRDILEMLDAPLGHLLRNALDHGIEDGATRLRAGKPEEARLTLEARHSAGKLLITVADDGAGIDLNTVRERVVKRGLAQPEAVAAMSEPELFDFLMLPGFSLREKVTDVSGRGVGLDAVLNFAKTVRGTVRIESTAGQGTRFVLQLPLTLSVVRSLIAEVAGEAYAFPLAHVRRALSVPRSAIETLEGQQHITYEGRPVGLVTARQLLGAGAEAHAGEVVNVVLVGGETGLYGVAVDRFAGERTLAVQPLDARLGKLRNVMAAALLEDGDVVLIVDVEDIVASVGRLVREGQLAGVARGGQDTARERKRILVVEDSLTVRELERKLLEKRGYAVTVAVDGMDGWNTLRNARFDLVITDVDMPRMDGIELVTMIKADAQHRNVPVMIVSYKDREDDRRRGLDAGADYYLTKGSFHDEALLDAVNDLIGDAAG; translated from the coding sequence ATGAGCGACGACGACCTGAGCCGCCGCTCGCTGCTCGACCTGTTCCGCGAGGAAGCGGACGCGCAGACCCGCACGCTTTCGGCGGGACTGCTGGCGCTCGAGGCATCGCCCCAGGACGCCGCGACGCTCGAGGACTGCATGCGCGCGACGCATTCGCTCAAGGGCGCGGCGCGTATCGTCGGTCTGCCCGAGGCCGTGATCGTGGCGAGCGCGATGGAGGATTGCTTCGTGGCGGCGCAGCAGGGCGAACTGCGTATCGACGCCGCGCGTATCGACGTCCTGCTCGCGGGCATCGACCTGCTGATTGCCGCGGGCGACGCCGACGCGCCGCCGCTCGCCCGCGAGGCCGCCGAAGCATTCGCGGCGCGCTTGACGGGCGCGTCGAGCGCGAGCGCGCCGCAAGCCGACGCGTTCGATGCGCTGGCGGCGTCGCTGCGCTTGCCGGAGCCGGATGCGCAACCTGAACCTGAAGCGCAGGCAAAAGCGCCGGCAGAAGCGCAGACCGAGCCGCAGGCGGCAGCAGAACCGGCCGGGCCGCGGGAAACGCCACCGGCCGCGCCGGCGGAACCTGAAAAAGCCCGCGCCGAGCCCGCATCCGAAGCTCAGAAAGCACCGGCGCAACCTGCCCGCCGCGCGACCGATCCGGGCGCGAACGGTGCACCTTCGCACGAGCCCGACCGCATGCTGCGCGTGCGTGCGCTCACGCTCGACCGCGTGCTCGGTCTCGCGGGCGAGTCGCTGGTGGAATCGCGCCGCATGCGTCCGTTCGCCGACGGCCTGCTGCGCGTGCGTCGCGCGCAAGGCGACGTGCTCGCCGCGCTCGGCCAGTTCCACGAACGCCACGGCGAGACGCTCGACACCGAGGCGCGCGCCGCGCTCGACAACATTCGCGCCGCGCTCGGCTCGCTCGATCGTCAGCTATCCGAACGATTCGACGACCTCGACCGTATCGACCGGCGCGGCACGCAGCTCGCGCAACGGCTTTACGACGAGGCGCTGCAATGCCGCATGCGGCCGTTCGGCGACACGGCGCATGCGTATCCGCGCATCGTGCGCGATCTCGCCCGCTCGCTCGACAAACGCGTGCGCTTCGAGATCGTCGGCGAAAACACCCAGGTGGACCGCGATATCCTCGAAATGCTCGACGCGCCGCTCGGCCACCTGCTGCGCAACGCGCTCGATCACGGCATCGAAGACGGCGCCACGCGCCTGCGCGCGGGCAAGCCCGAGGAGGCGCGCCTCACGCTCGAAGCGCGGCACAGCGCGGGCAAGCTGCTGATCACGGTCGCCGACGACGGCGCGGGCATCGACCTGAACACGGTGCGCGAGCGCGTGGTCAAGCGCGGCCTCGCGCAGCCCGAAGCCGTGGCTGCGATGTCCGAACCCGAACTGTTCGACTTCCTGATGCTGCCGGGCTTCTCGCTGCGCGAGAAAGTCACCGACGTCTCCGGGCGCGGCGTGGGCCTCGACGCCGTGCTGAACTTCGCCAAGACCGTGCGCGGCACCGTGCGTATCGAAAGCACGGCCGGCCAGGGCACGCGCTTCGTGCTGCAACTGCCGCTCACGCTTTCGGTCGTGCGCAGCCTGATCGCCGAAGTCGCGGGCGAGGCGTACGCGTTCCCGCTCGCGCACGTGCGCCGCGCGCTGAGCGTGCCGCGCTCCGCCATCGAAACGCTCGAAGGCCAGCAGCACATCACTTACGAAGGGCGGCCCGTGGGTCTCGTCACCGCGCGCCAGTTGCTGGGCGCGGGCGCGGAGGCGCATGCGGGCGAGGTCGTGAACGTCGTGCTGGTGGGCGGCGAAACGGGGCTTTACGGCGTGGCCGTCGACCGTTTCGCGGGCGAGCGCACGCTGGCCGTGCAGCCGCTCGACGCGCGCCTCGGCAAGCTGCGCAACGTGATGGCGGCGGCGCTGCTCGAAGACGGCGACGTGGTGTTGATCGTCGACGTGGAAGACATCGTCGCTTCGGTCGGGCGGCTGGTGCGCGAAGGGCAGCTCGCGGGCGTGGCGCGCGGCGGCCAGGACACGGCGCGCGAACGCAAGCGCATTCTCGTCGTCGAGGATTCCTTGACCGTGCGGGAGCTGGAGCGCAAGCTGCTCGAAAAGCGCGGCTATGCGGTGACGGTGGCCGTCGACGGCATGGACGGCTGGAACACGCTGCGCAACGCGCGCTTCGATCTCGTCATTACCGACGTCGACATGCCGCGCATGGACGGCATCGAACTCGTCACGATGATCAAGGCCGACGCGCAGCATCGCAACGTGCCGGTGATGATCGTGTCGTACAAGGATCGCGAAGACGACCGGCGCCGCGGGCTGGATGCGGGCGCCGACTACTATTTGACCAAGGGCAGCTTCCACGACGAAGCGTTGCTCGATGCAGTGAACGATTTGATCGGAGATGCGGCGGGATGA
- a CDS encoding methyl-accepting chemotaxis protein, producing the protein MSTAMPRSSQAGLPRQTHGRFTLGTRIVLSFGLLFVLMLAMAVVSWDRLRSIDAQALSLTHDSVPGLFYSTSMRASANQTYSLMERAAFVESDPEAIARDVAALPTAIAGVESNASHYERSLFRAEDREQYRRFREAYAHYLPMVQSVARQVGTSRPAAQAAFLQIGPVWTDVLAKANALVDENRQQAIVSAQDIRSAVTGTEITVATALAIMLLAALVTGFLLYRAITVPMARLVDVHDAMRTGKLGLRLQLNRRDEFGLVEDGFNRMSDELGGLVAQAQKSSLQVTTSVAEVAATSKEQQATASETAATTTEIGATSREIFATARDLVATMGEVATVAEQSATLATTSQSGLTHMEHTMRSVMEAAGSVNAKLAILNEKAVSINQVVATITKVADQTNLLSLNAAIEAEKAGEYGRGFSVVATEIRRLADQTAVATYDIEQTVKEIQSAVSAGVMGMDKFAEEVRRGMHDVQAVGAQLSQIIGAVQTLAPRFQMVNDGMQAQATSAEQITQALTQLSEAAQQTAESLRQSSQAIDNLTLVANELRTGVSRFKVEA; encoded by the coding sequence ATGAGCACCGCCATGCCCCGTTCCAGCCAAGCCGGCCTGCCGCGCCAGACGCACGGCCGCTTCACTCTCGGCACGCGCATCGTGCTCAGTTTCGGCCTGCTGTTCGTGCTGATGCTGGCGATGGCCGTGGTTTCCTGGGATCGCCTGCGCAGTATCGACGCCCAGGCGCTCAGTCTCACGCACGACTCCGTGCCGGGTCTGTTCTATTCGACCTCGATGCGCGCCTCGGCCAATCAGACCTACAGCCTGATGGAGCGCGCGGCTTTCGTCGAATCCGACCCGGAAGCCATCGCGCGCGACGTGGCCGCGCTGCCCACGGCAATCGCGGGCGTGGAAAGCAACGCGAGCCATTACGAGCGCTCGCTGTTCCGCGCCGAAGACCGCGAGCAATACCGGCGTTTCCGCGAGGCCTACGCGCACTATCTGCCGATGGTGCAGTCCGTCGCGCGCCAGGTGGGCACGTCGCGCCCGGCCGCGCAGGCCGCTTTCCTGCAGATCGGTCCGGTCTGGACGGACGTGCTGGCCAAGGCCAATGCGCTCGTCGACGAAAACCGGCAGCAGGCCATCGTCTCGGCGCAGGACATCCGCTCGGCCGTGACCGGCACCGAAATCACCGTGGCGACCGCGCTCGCGATCATGCTGCTCGCCGCGCTCGTGACCGGCTTCCTGCTGTATCGCGCGATCACGGTGCCGATGGCTCGTCTCGTCGACGTCCATGACGCCATGCGCACGGGCAAGCTGGGCCTGCGGCTGCAACTGAACCGGCGCGACGAATTCGGCCTTGTCGAAGACGGTTTCAACCGCATGAGCGACGAACTCGGCGGCCTCGTGGCCCAAGCGCAAAAGTCGTCGTTACAGGTGACCACCTCGGTGGCGGAAGTGGCGGCGACCTCGAAGGAGCAGCAGGCCACGGCGAGCGAAACGGCCGCCACCACGACGGAAATCGGCGCGACGTCGCGCGAGATTTTCGCCACGGCGCGCGATCTCGTCGCGACCATGGGCGAAGTGGCCACGGTCGCGGAGCAGTCGGCCACGCTCGCCACGACCAGTCAGAGCGGCCTCACGCACATGGAACACACCATGCGCAGCGTGATGGAAGCGGCCGGTTCGGTGAACGCCAAGCTCGCGATCCTCAACGAGAAGGCCGTGAGCATCAATCAGGTCGTGGCGACCATCACGAAGGTGGCGGACCAGACCAATCTGCTCTCGCTGAACGCGGCGATCGAAGCGGAGAAGGCCGGCGAATACGGGCGCGGCTTCTCGGTGGTGGCGACGGAAATCCGCCGTCTCGCCGACCAGACGGCCGTGGCGACCTACGACATCGAGCAGACCGTGAAGGAAATCCAGTCGGCGGTCTCGGCGGGCGTGATGGGCATGGACAAGTTCGCCGAGGAAGTGCGGCGCGGCATGCACGACGTGCAGGCCGTGGGCGCGCAGCTTTCGCAGATCATCGGTGCGGTGCAGACGCTCGCGCCGCGCTTCCAGATGGTCAACGACGGCATGCAGGCGCAGGCCACCAGCGCCGAGCAGATCACCCAGGCGCTCACGCAGTTGTCCGAGGCCGCGCAGCAGACGGCGGAGTCGCTGCGCCAGTCGTCGCAGGCCATCGACAATCTCACGCTGGTCGCCAACGAACTGCGCACGGGCGTCTCGCGCTTCAAGGTCGAGGCGTGA